The following proteins are encoded in a genomic region of Populus nigra chromosome 16, ddPopNigr1.1, whole genome shotgun sequence:
- the LOC133676266 gene encoding bidirectional sugar transporter SWEET5 — MTDTGTVRTIVGIVGNVISFLLFLSPIPTFVRIIKEKAVKDFKSDPYVATLLNCAMWIFYGLPFITHDNTLVVTINGIGFVIECIYVAIFFIFSPGKKKTRIIIELLIEVIFMVIVILITVFAFHTMKTRALFVGILCIIFNVFMYSSPLTVMRMVIKTKSVKYMPFYLSLANFTNGLIWVIYGLLDFDINLVLPNGLGALSGLIQLILYGIYCRSTKSDDDNDVSGNRSVVELSST, encoded by the exons ATGACTGACACAGGCACTGTTAGAACCATTGTTGGCATCGTTG GAAATGTTATATCTTTCCTCCTATTTCTCTCCCCCAT TCCCACTTTTGTGAGGATAATAAAGGAAAAGGCAGTGAAGGATTTCAAATCCGATCCCTATGTAGCCACCTTGCTCAATTGCGCAATGTGGATCTTCTATGGCTTACCGTTCATCACCCATGACAACACTCTTGTGGTTACAATCAACGGTATTGGTTTTGTCATAGAGTGTATCTATGTGGCCATCTTCTTCATATTCTCTCCTGGGAAAAAGAAA ACCCGGATCATCATTGAACTGCTTATTGAAGTGATCTTCATGGTCATCGTAATTCTGATCACCGTTTTCGCCTTCCATACCATGAAAACAAGGGCTTTATTTGTTGGGATATTGTGTATCATCTTCAACGTATTTATGTACTCGTCACCATTGACAGTCATG AGAATGGTAATAAAGACAAAGAGTGTCAAGTACATGCCATTCTATCTCTCTCTGGCCAACTTTACCAACGGACTGATTTGGGTGATCTACGGActacttgattttgatatcaaccTCGTG CTTCCCAATGGCTTGGGTGCGTTATCTGGGCTGATTCAGCTCATACTCTATGGAATCTACTGCAGATCAACCAAATCGGATGATGATAACGATGTTAGTGGAAACCGATCTGTGGTTGAACTCTCCTCTACTTAG